The sequence aattttaattaaagcGTTATTACATTTTGTTCACTTTAAAAGAGACGAATGAATTACCCACGTATGCAcgtgtgtacatatgcatatattcgCACATGTACATGTTCATAACATCTACAAGAGAACGATTTTATGGCCCACCATGAATATGGCAAAAaagcatacatatacatacatatacacatactcATACTTTAAAgtggaaaatattttaatgcatTTACTCagtaaaaaacaattatacTCAATTATACCCAGTTATACTCAATTATACCCAGTCATACTCAATTATACCCAGTTATACTCAATTATACCCAGTTATACTCAATTATACCCAGTTATACTCAATTATACCCAGTATACTCAATTATACCCAGTTATACTCAATTATACCCAGTTATACTCAATTATACATACTCAATTATACCCAGTTATACTCAATTATACCCAGTTATACTCAATTATACCCAGTTATACTCCATTTTACTTAATGTTACTCAATTAACCGCATTTGCCGCCCCCACAGCCCCCTTTGGCCGCATAGGGCAGACCGGAAGATACAGTAATGGAGAGATTCATAAACGATTCGGCATCAGTTGGATGTATGCCTATGCAATTAtcaaaatctttttttttaactttcaATTTTAAAGCTAAAGACATACCTTGAGTAACTTCACCTGCATTGGGGCCAACGTAATGAAAACCAACAACtctattttcttcttcttttaagCAAACAAGTTTAGCAAAACATGTACTAGATATATCACAGTCGTATTCATCCTTTTgcattttaatatgtttcTTTCTATGCACAGCAGatatttctaaattattaaattcttGTAAAAACACTtcaactttattttttccaaaaatttCATATGCTTTTTCTTCTGAATAGCCACACACTCCATATTCTATAGGGGTATATATAGAAGttggtatatatgtataatccATTATTTCGTTTGAGTTATTAAATAACCGTCTAGCTAAAATCTCACCTGCTTTTATAGCTACTGGAGCTAGTTCAGGTACGTTTTCAACCACATCCCCCACAGCAAATATAGTAGATATATTCGTACAACTAAGATCGTTTgcaataattttgttattcgatttatttatatttatattaagtgCTTCTAAATTTAAATGCTGTGTATCACCTTTTCTACCGGTTGCATATAAAACTGTATCGTACAATTCGGTACAATTATTACTAAACTgtactaatattttttcattctcttttattaatttttttggtaatactccattcataaatataacgCCTTGTTCCTCCATATAACTTTTAACTTTATTTGCACACTGTTGATCAAAGCCTCTTAAGACTATTGAACGAACAGCTACTGTGATATCATATCCTAATGAATTTAGAAATCCTGCACATTCCAAAGCTACATAAGATGCACCAACTACTAAAGTTTTCCCTGGTTCtctttttaatgaaaagatATCATCTGATGTTATACTCAACTCCTTTGCTCCTTCAACTTCTTCTGGTATATGAGGTCTACACCCTGTTgctattaaaatgtattttccTGTTACTGTTTCTTCTTTAGTTAAATCcccttttaaataatatgatactgtatttttactttttaatttagctaacccattaatatatttcactTTTGATGATCTTAAACCAGTCATATAACTAAAATTTAATGAACGAATATGTGATTGAACTGTTCTAATTAATTTCATCCAATcatgttttaaattttcatatttccaTCCATATTCTGGTGAATCCAACTTAAATAAACTTCCCATATTTCCTGCATAGTGCATCAACTTTTTGGGAACACAACCAACATTTACACACGTTCCACCTATACCCCACTTTGTTCCTTGGCTACTCGGCTTAACAAAGTCCAGTAAAAGTACTTTTGCCCCATGAGCTGCGGCTTCCTTCGCTGATGCCATACCCCCGGGTCCCCCCCCAATAACTACATAGTCATAGTCATAATGGAAGTCTCCGTTACCGTTACGATTAAAGTCTACCTTTTTTTCCAGCTCATTCCCACCTTTAGTAATTGCCTGAACAACTTCTCCACATTTTTCGCCATTTACATTGctatgttcataattttttttgggATTTTTTTCGTTATACATGGTGtgcacaaaaaaatttataaaataattaattccTTGATGGACTACTTTATTATTCCTacttaaaaatgttttatttttatttaaaactcTGTTATCTCTAATGTTGGAACTATCGCTTAACGGACTGCTAAAGGATATTCTTCTGCGacaaatgtttttataataaacgTTTTTGCATACGTTCCATGTAAAATAATGTTGCCTGTAcaggaaatatttatttggCCATAATccaaaattaattaatgcattgttcataattttttttgctttttacaCTTTTGCCCTTTTTTGGTTTCGttttataatactttttttattctctttATTTCCTCTATTTTTACTCCTTTTACCTATTACTTTTTACTCGTTTTTTACTCCTTTTACTTATTACTTATTACTTTTTACtcttttcttatttcttttacCTCTTACTTTTTGCTGTTTTTTACCTCTTACTTTTTGCTGTTTTTTACCTCTTACTTTTTGCTGTTTTTTACCTCTTACTTTTTGCTGTTTTTTACCTCTTACTTTTTGCTGTTTTTTACTCttactttttattcttttttacctCGTACtgttactttattttttattttttggaaatAAATGTCAAATAGCTATTGAAAAGGGGGAAATTccaaaagtaaaatattcgACCTTAACAAGCACaaaaatgtgtacatatatgttggATTTATTGCACGTTCAATTTTTATACTATTACGCAGTTCTTATTTTTGAGTTCTTTCAATTGGGACATACTTTTATTACTTCtaatttgttttgttttttttctatattttatactttatattttacgcctataaattgtttttattatattgatCTACTTTTCAAACTTATCATACCCATTTTTGCTTTGCTCCTTATGTCTCTTTACTCTTTATTTTAtgcttttatttcttatttattccaaatttaaaatagtgttatttatgcattaaaaataaatctttttttttttttttttttttttatatcttttctCCTATTTGcacattaaattttttattttactgtttatggtaaagtatatattaaaaaaaaaataaaatccaTTAGTGTGATATATGGAGCAGTGGGcttacgtaaaaaaaaaagattacaTGATACATTTTACCGGAATTATGCGAGCAAACAAGCGTGCGCTTactgtatatgtacatatatatatatatatatatatatatatatatatatgtatatatgtatgtatgtgccTATATATGTGTAGCACACTTTTCATAAGTGCAGTATTTTTAACACATATTTTTCAAGATTGCCATCTTTCtcaaaaagaagaaatattattttcatgttttttcAACTGTTATTCTTTAAAAGTGCGTAACAATTGCTCGAAGCCGTAATACCACGTACACTTCGAAATacgaatatatttatatacatacatacacatacatataagtatatatatatagacacAGCAAAAGTAGCcggaataaataattataacaatcGTAACATTCActgaaaaaagaagaaatcgTTTTAATGTgctttaaaacttttttgaggctataaaaaaagcatgttttcattgtatttatatttgcatGAACATGTTAATGTGCGTACAAAAAATGTACCTACTCCAACAGCTGTACATGTGCAAACTGATGCGTCTTATTAAATTGATGACGCATATGACGATGGGATGAACGTACAATGAAGATGCTATTTATTTAAGCCTATATTTCACACACCCCTTTtcctcatttatttttaggcacttttattttatctgtttttataaaaaaccTGATGTTTTTCAGTATATTTTGGCAacttgataaaaataattacgtGGCTCGGCATATTTAGCAATTTTCATATCATAATTATACGCAgttctattttataatatttttaaccgatttggaaatattttcttttcattatatatacaatatacaTTTAAGTATATGTGCACTCGtcgtgaaaaaaaaagaaatacataattttatatttttatagatatatgcattttttatatgtacctCAAAAGATCCCTATGAACACTGTTCATAATATACCATTTGGGAAAAccaaaaaatggtaaaatagAACAGACTATCCAAAATGTAGAATATAATAAGTGTTTAAAAATTTAGCAATTCGTAAGCTTTAAAtggtaacaaaaaaaaataaataaataaataaaataaagtactaataaaataaggtGCTAATAAATTAAggtgttaataaaataaggtgCTAATAAATTAAggtgttaataaaataaggtgCTAATAAATTAAggtgttaataaaataaggtgCTAATAAATTAAGgtgttaatataataaagtgttaatataataaagcgttaatataataaagtgttaatataataaagcgttaatataataaagtgttaaatgaaataatataataaaaacataaacaataataataaatgtgcAAGGTACGTAAAAGGAACTTTTAAATGCTGgatttcaaattatttacactaaataaataaaacttaaaagtattgatgaaaaatgttcaaacattgaaaaacaaaaaatggtATGAACATATTAAACCAACGGTTTCCACAATTTATAATGCaccaataaaaaataaaaaacaaaaaaagaaaaaactaagaacatacaaaaacaaaaaacaactGCGCATGTAGatctatacatatacatactaAAATTGCttccttatatttttctcgCATTCGcagaatttctttttattcttatttaaaattcttttttatgagtactttttcatttcatctgatatattttaacatttaactttatttttcttttttcgtatttcattattttgtcaccctttttttgtcattttttcaccatttttttttaacttttttcattttttcttttttaattttttttttttcaataaaatagagaatattaaatttttttcctttttgacctcaataaataaaaatgaaatatgcaaaaaaaaaaataaaaatacaccacatttttcttttctttttcatgtttagaaatgtaatattatacatatatgcatatataatacgtacatacacatatacacatggattgtgaaaaaaataaaaaagggaaaaaaaaaatggtagcactattataataaattaaaaaatatctgGGTGCAAACACAATTTTATCATCACTTCAAAATTCAAAGaatacatattcatatacaaAATGAAGCTTATTTTACGCATTTTACTCATTTTACGCATTTTACTCATTTTACGCATTTTGCGCATTTTACACATTTcactctttttttatttacgtaAAAGACGGGTGAAcgtgaaaaaaaaggaaaaagaaggaaaaaaaaattatttgtactcaacataaataaaaaaactttaaAACAAGTAGGcttatacatgcatacacacataaatatacatccatatatatatatatatatacacaaacaATGCATATACCTATATTCCGTATTACTGTATGTCGATGTACAATACATGGGGATAgagggaaaaagaaaaaagaattttctAACAACATTAATGAAAAGGAGCAAACATGTAAAAGATAAAACTCAAATgtgcaaaaatatttaaagtaaaatatttaggcataaaaatttgtaaaatcCTCTGTTTtatacgtgcatatatacatatatatattatatatttacatatgttatatacatatgcatacgcatatatatatctgaaGGGGGATGCTGacgaaattttaaaattatcctatgttgttcaattttttattattcttttttcttcttttttctcttctcttttccttttttctcttttcttttctcttatatcatcttttcttttcttttttttttttttcttttttttcttttttttttttcttttttttttttttttttttttttatagtactTGTGAAAGCATaataaatacttaaaaaaaaaagaaaaaatagaatctACAAATGTGtgcttattatatatatacaacatatTTATGCTCTTTCATATGGGTTGGTAACAATCTTTTTATAAGCTCCTCTTCCTCTATAAAATGGTCTAAAGCTAGGTTGCCTGAGTCTACGAagaaattttcaaaaaaaaattagcgCAATTAATGTAAGTAAATGTGTGTGTGCTTGTTATGTGCGCACATACGTGTTCATGCACGGATCTGATTTCTTTAACCACGGAAAAAAAgatcataataaaataaatttagttTCGTATAAATGACTTTCTAATTTCACttgttccattttttatcttaaaaCATACCTTCCCCTTCCGTTTAATATTGTTTTCATTGATCTTCCTCTAAAAGCACTAATTCTGGGCCTATTAAATCCGGGTATGTTTCTTCTCTTACTACAAACCTGTAGTATAATTTTGGCAAAGGGGggtaaaaggaaaaaaaaaaaatacgataaaataaaaaaatgcaaataaagaaaaaaaggaaacaaataaaaaaatacaaaataaaaaaggaaaataaaattaattctcCAGGTACATTACTACATCACACCATAACCATTCGAACTTCTactcataaatatataaaaaattttggcATAAGGGCAAGGTGAAcgcaaataaaataaaaaaaattacaacatATGGCACTTTACAACATGCATATTTTGGGTTAACTTttatttgtctttttttaaagaacGATTCGGAAAGGGATAAAGCTGTTCGGACGGATGAAGCATCGGCAAATTCGATGTACGCATATCTACAAGGAAgtgcataatatataaagaagGTAAAAGGTATGAGACCCATTTtcacatatattttcttttttttttttttataacataataaataaaaaaatggcaTTTAGAAAAACATCAAAATGGGGAAATgtaaatgcaaaaataattGCTACTAGTAAATATACCCCTTGGAATGGcctgtatttttattaactaaTATGGTTACTCTATTTATTAATCCGCATTCTGAAAATAATGACTGCAATTCTTCTGGCTGTGTAGAATAATCAACCTGCATATTTtgaaacgaaaaaaaaaaaaaaaaaaaaaggttaaacAAAGAAAATGATAAGATATAAAAGCTGCacgaaaaagaagaaaaacgTTTAAGAACTGCTAAACGTGCATAACATGTGCCACATATAATACACACatacgtgtatgtatgtatatatatatatatatatgttttttttcccctttatttttacatttccaACAAATATAGATCTGTTGTTTATTTCTTCTTGCTCCATTTCATGTGAATCGAGAGCACCGGACTGATTCATCTGCATCTCAGCACCTTCATTCAtcatctaaaaaaaaaaaaagtaaaaaaggaagaattattaaaaagaaaaatatttaaaaaaaaaaaaatttttgccTGTTCACATACAAATATGCACACAATACATACAATATCGCAAATAACAATACGATATATAGTAGTATACACCTGGGTAAGCATACACAATGCCATTTATGCAAAGAATAGAAACACACTAATATGATATCTCTTTGTTACTTTCAATTTTTGTAGGTCACTAAATTCCTTATCaatgttatttatatcatcTACTTGTACTTTAAAATTCCCCCCATCATTTTTCCCCTTGTCAGAATTCATTGCCTCAatattcatttcttttttttttttttttttttttttaatttaaaaaaaaagagattaaaataataaaacaaataaaacaattgaataataaaatagctGTGTGGCAGAGTAGCAAAATggcaaaatatattacaagtAAATTTGTAGGTATAATGGGGAAAGTTTTAATTTAACTATCTACCGTATCAgcatgtataaaataattgtcAAACTGTATACTTTCTTTGTAGTTATATAAGAtaacacatatgtatgtacgtacgtatgtatgtttgtattcatatatatatatatatatatatatataatatacactttttttttaaatatatatgtacaaataaatagTACATAACTACTTACATCaaacttatatataacaatttatGGAGATAACCCcccttaaaatatatgtataattaaaaatgcatatttaaataaatgttcttttacatataaatatggcACATACGACGATTTACGCATAAAAACtatctataaatattttacccGTACAAATGTACacgtaaaataaattattaatataaaacgATGTaaggaaaaagtaaaaagtaaaacaatACATACactacataaaaatatatatatataaatatgctacgtaaaaatatattaaaattgtgcgttcaattttttttgcgtttacaatcatttaaattaaaaaaaagaaagaaataatgaaataaataaatagataaataaatgaggaaatgaagaaatgaagaaatgaagaaatgaagaaatgaagaaatgaagaaataaagTAGTAAAGcaataaagtaataaagcaataaagtaataaagCAATAAAGCAATAAAGcaataaagtaataaagtaataaagcaataaagtaataaagcaatgaaataataaagcaataaagtaataaagtaataaagcaataaagtaataaagcaatgaaataataaagcaataaagaaataaaaaaaaaaaaaaggggaaacaGTGCTagtttgaatattttttaaaataaaataaaattatgttaatatctttattttttgtatatatgaaaacaaaaaaaaaaaaaaaaataaaataaacgtatgtatatgtttatatatgcatgtattatgtatgctTGTATATGtagtattatgtatgtatgtatatgtatgtatatgtattatgtatgtatatatatgtatgtatgtattacaTTTTATCAAATCGTGAAAAATTGTTTCTccatactaaaaaaaaaatctatttgtgtttatacatgtatttatatgtgtatatatgcatatatgtataaatgcaTTATGTATTCAAGTGTACGTTATTACTTTTAACGTTACGTTCTTTAAGCATGTACCACAAAATAGCGTAGCTCTTtgttatgcatatatgtacaattaCTTGTTTATAAATAACTGATAGGAAGATAAACTTTGCATATGTACGAATTGTTGTACGTACGTTTTGCACgtgtttatgtatgtatatatgtattcgtacatacatgtatcAATACctgtaagtatatatacttgtatTCATACATGTATTAGTATATGTACTAATGTACATTTGCATATACGTGTAAAAGCAAAAAGTAATACTTTCGCCCCATACAGTTCCTGCGAAAGGAAGATTTCACATTTCCACACGTTACAgtatatacgtaaatataattatgattaGTTCAAggaaattttcttttttttccttttggaaggaaaataaaaatttaacgAATTGTcaatatttaatacatatataaatacatacataatacgtACAGAATACGTACATAATACGTACAGAATACGTACAGAATACGTAcagaatacatatataatatatacattaccCATACATacgttcattttttttttcttttcatatatatattatcccCAATATTTATGTCTTCAATGTGATTACATATTTGTGCATTACGCTTTATGCATTATTTCCACCTTggaaatatttatagaaagaaaagaaaagttaAGACCTCATATACAGGTGTGAAGAAGGGTGTACTTGTGTGTATTATTTGTGcttatatgttaatatatatatgtacttatatcTGTAGTTATgaatgtatatgtgtatgtgtatatgtatgtatatgtgtatgtgtatatgtatgtatatgtgtatgtgtatatgtatgtatatgtgtatgtgtatatgtatgtatatgtgtatgtgtatatgtatgtatatgtgtatgtgtatatgtatgtatatgtgtatgtgtatatgtatgtatatgtgtatgtgtacatgtatgtatatatgtatatatgtttgtatgtatgtattaatacATAGTACGAAACAGTAACAAGTACGTAGTAAGTGTTCTGTGTACCTATATGAAAATGCCTTCATTTTTACTGCAAAAACTATggaacaaattattttttgaataaatacGTACTTGTATATGTTGTTGTGATCATTTTGTACACCCCTTTTTTACGTGGGTAACATTAACAACAAATTAGTAAAATGCAGAATATAAGGTCGATATAGCAATTACGTGTATGTATTGATGAATGTGTTATATGCGCTGCTTTATATCTCCCTAGTTGTTTAGGCTATAAGATATTGCTATAATAACGTTGCTTCAAATATGATGTAACTATATATAGGTATTTGTTCTATACAGTATACTTATGAGCAcctatatatgaatttatacaTCCGTACCCCCCCCCCATCTccaataaattatataaaacttaCATTAAAATGTCGTTTATATTAAGACCCCTTTTCACCTACATTCATATAACGGGTAAGAAATAGACAATTCCATACAATACAGTTTccattttgcaaaaaaagaaaagaccTACTCGTCCTGTTGATCATTGaaggtacatatatatatatatatatatatatatatatatatatttatataattcatttatgtatatttgaaaaggggagtaaaaaaaaaaaaaaaaaaaagtaaaaaacaCTGAGGATTGAAGTGGcgatatttaaaaaataatgactTGCTGAATATACGTAATAAAACTTGTCCATATCAATAggtttaatataatttgtaaaaataaatttattctttaattttttattaagactgttttaatatttttttagttctttttttctttttttttttatttttgcaaaacTTTCATAACagcctttaaaaaaaagagctaTTATTGTGCTGTTCTTTCATCAGGTGGTGAACCAATTGTAAAAGTCCCAACgcatttaatttttgctaAATTGGTTATGCACATTTTTGTTATTCCATAAAaggcaaatatatataaagcaaAAGGGGTCAAACGAAATAAGAAGCGTTAATAGTTAATACTAATTATTTACGTATTACTAAAAAAGCTGTTATAACGTTTTTGCGCAATGTTACGTTTTAGGGTCGTTTCAACTGCTTTGTTAGCGACTGAGTTTAACAATTTCGTACTTTAGTACAATGTgcttgtacatatatatatatatatacatatgtatacacatatgtatacacatatgtatacacatatatgtacacatatatgtacacatatattatgtatgtgcGTGTGTAAAAGCCGTTTtggtaaaattataatgtgTGGGGTTCCTCTACATATAATGGCGCATAgattaaatatgaaaaatgttctttttcctttttttttcattaacaaGCAACGaatttgaattatataagaTCCTCTGTTACAAAAAGGAACTCTTACAAGTTAACTCTTTTTTGAAAGAGCACTTTgtgcatattaaaaaatatacataaaaatgtatacataaatatattcatataaatatgtacaaaaatatattcgcataaatatgtacaaaaatatattcgcataaatatgaacaaaaatatattcgcataaatatgaacaaaaatatattcacatatacatattcataaaaatatgcttatatatacacagaACAAACACACAACGGACTATatattatgcatttattGGCCAGATAATTAATATCAGTTCTTTTAACTATTTGCGGAGGTGTACCAATATGCATTCCATCAATTTGTGTTACCGTTAAATTTTTGTGTTGTTATAACTGCGTtaaggtaaaaaaatattttttttttttttttttttttttttttgatacatGTTTTATAACCTTGTATGAATAATTGAAAATTGTTTGGTGTAGTTTACACGAGGGTAAAAAGTTGTACTGTTAT comes from Plasmodium malariae genome assembly, chromosome: 7 and encodes:
- the PmUG01_07035300 gene encoding thioredoxin reductase, putative; the protein is MNNALINFGLWPNKYFLYRQHYFTWNVCKNVYYKNICRRRISFSSPLSDSSNIRDNRVLNKNKTFLSRNNKVVHQGINYFINFFVHTMYNEKNPKKNYEHSNVNGEKCGEVVQAITKGGNELEKKVDFNRNGNGDFHYDYDYVVIGGGPGGMASAKEAAAHGAKVLLLDFVKPSSQGTKWGIGGTCVNVGCVPKKLMHYAGNMGSLFKLDSPEYGWKYENLKHDWMKLIRTVQSHIRSLNFSYMTGLRSSKVKYINGLAKLKSKNTVSYYLKGDLTKEETVTGKYILIATGCRPHIPEEVEGAKELSITSDDIFSLKREPGKTLVVGASYVALECAGFLNSLGYDITVAVRSIVLRGFDQQCANKVKSYMEEQGVIFMNGVLPKKLIKENEKILVQFSNNCTELYDTVLYATGRKGDTQHLNLEALNININKSNNKIIANDLSCTNISTIFAVGDVVENVPELAPVAIKAGEILARRLFNNSNEIMDYTYIPTSIYTPIEYGVCGYSEEKAYEIFGKNKVEVFLQEFNNLEISAVHRKKHIKMQKDEYDCDISSTCFAKLVCLKEEENRVVGFHYVGPNAGEVTQGMSLALKLKVKKKDFDNCIGIHPTDAESFMNLSITVSSGLPYAAKGGCGGGKCG
- the PmUG01_07035400 gene encoding RNA-binding protein, putative, translating into MNSDKGKNDGGNFKVQVDDINNIDKEFSDLQKLKMMNEGAEMQMNQSGALDSHEMEQEEINNRSIFVGNVDYSTQPEELQSLFSECGLINRVTILVNKNTGHSKGYAYIEFADASSVRTALSLSESFFKKRQIKVCSKRRNIPGFNRPRISAFRGRSMKTILNGRGRQPSFRPFYRGRGAYKKIVTNPYERA